One Methanomassiliicoccales archaeon genomic region harbors:
- a CDS encoding THUMP domain-containing protein gives MALLLLRYAEIGLKSDSVRRLFERILINNILDYFSKQGIECLISGERGRIFLETDDASRAIECLKHTFGVASISTVSVCNSDINAMKVFVTEYFARRLFLGAKFALRVRRTGSHNFTSMEVAKELGATILAANAEKGIRVDLSHPDIEIFIEIRGPRAYFFVDKIQGPGGLPLGSQGRVLSIVENEHDILATWLMMKRGCRAIVVSNSNELIDKLRSWDPNLKAVPPKDIECLIQEFKALAVVFGYRSQDMEKIKSVKISVPAFFPLVGLDDEEVSRKLSDIVT, from the coding sequence ATGGCGCTACTTCTTCTTCGTTATGCCGAGATCGGACTCAAGAGTGACTCTGTCCGAAGACTTTTTGAGAGAATTCTCATCAATAATATTCTTGATTACTTTTCGAAACAAGGAATTGAATGTCTTATCAGCGGAGAAAGAGGGAGGATCTTTCTAGAAACAGACGATGCATCACGCGCAATCGAGTGCTTGAAACACACATTTGGAGTGGCATCCATAAGCACGGTAAGTGTGTGCAATAGCGACATCAATGCGATGAAAGTTTTTGTCACTGAATATTTTGCTCGTAGGCTTTTTTTAGGCGCAAAATTTGCCCTTCGCGTGAGAAGAACAGGATCGCATAATTTTACGAGCATGGAAGTTGCGAAGGAGCTCGGTGCAACCATACTGGCAGCAAATGCAGAAAAGGGCATCCGAGTGGATTTATCGCATCCCGACATCGAAATATTCATAGAGATTAGGGGACCAAGGGCGTATTTTTTTGTCGATAAAATACAAGGTCCCGGTGGTCTTCCATTGGGCTCTCAGGGAAGGGTGCTGTCAATAGTCGAAAATGAACATGATATCCTAGCAACATGGCTTATGATGAAAAGAGGCTGCCGTGCAATCGTCGTCAGTAATTCTAACGAACTCATCGACAAGCTCAGGTCTTGGGATCCCAATTTGAAGGCAGTGCCTCCGAAAGACATTGAATGTTTGATCCAGGAGTTTAAGGCGCTAGCTGTCGTATTTGGCTACAGATCCCAGGACATGGAGAAGATAAAATCTGTGAAGATTTCCGTTCCTGCCTTCTTTCCGTTAGTTGGACTTGATGATGAGGAAGTGAGTCGAAAGCTCTCAGATATAGTTACCTGA
- a CDS encoding DUF1634 domain-containing protein — protein MDERDRLNTAVRYILMGGIITSTSLLIVGLLALSISPASWSNVIIPIDQIPSEIAQGNPVAVITLGILILIATPLMRILTALFVFVLERDLKYAGISSFILIIVAIAVIIGVT, from the coding sequence TTGGACGAAAGAGATCGATTGAATACGGCCGTTAGGTACATTCTCATGGGCGGAATTATAACGAGCACATCTCTACTCATCGTGGGCCTTCTTGCTCTTTCTATATCGCCAGCTTCATGGTCCAATGTCATTATTCCAATTGATCAGATTCCATCAGAGATTGCTCAAGGTAACCCAGTCGCCGTAATTACACTTGGCATTTTAATCTTGATAGCGACTCCATTGATGAGAATCCTAACCGCATTGTTTGTTTTTGTCCTAGAAAGAGATCTAAAATATGCTGGTATTTCCTCCTTCATTTTGATCATCGTCGCGATCGCTGTGATTATAGGTGTCACTTGA
- a CDS encoding sulfite exporter TauE/SafE family protein: MDISVLIGLLIFSLIAGLIGSLLGLGGGIIIIPALTLIFGYEMQVAIGASLVGVIATSTGAATHYVHEKMVNIRLGMVLETATTTGSIIGALIAVYTDQSLLAIGFGIFLIYGAVYMVRRPERLSAKVMKSQKKLLRIKGNYLDKKLNQEISYEVENLDRGLAASTGAGIMSGLLGVGGGLVKVPVMNSWMNVPMKVATATSNFMIGVTALSGAIIYFGYGYLSPVLTGIVAVGVFFGATIGSRITHLLTGAGIRKFFAIVMMFIAILMFLRGTGVLVIG; this comes from the coding sequence ATGGACATATCAGTACTCATTGGCTTGTTGATTTTTTCGCTTATTGCTGGCCTAATTGGATCATTGTTAGGGCTCGGGGGTGGAATCATTATCATTCCCGCCCTCACACTAATATTTGGCTATGAAATGCAAGTTGCGATTGGAGCAAGCTTAGTCGGTGTGATTGCAACATCGACGGGAGCTGCTACACACTACGTGCACGAAAAGATGGTCAATATAAGACTTGGAATGGTGCTTGAAACAGCAACGACCACAGGCTCCATTATCGGTGCGCTTATCGCAGTATATACTGATCAAAGTTTGTTAGCTATCGGATTCGGAATTTTTCTGATTTACGGCGCTGTTTACATGGTACGCAGACCGGAACGCCTATCTGCCAAAGTGATGAAGTCTCAAAAAAAATTGCTCAGGATAAAAGGCAATTATCTAGATAAGAAATTGAATCAAGAGATTAGCTACGAAGTCGAAAATCTCGACCGCGGTCTCGCTGCGAGTACGGGTGCTGGAATAATGTCAGGACTTCTCGGAGTTGGTGGTGGCTTGGTGAAAGTTCCGGTTATGAACTCGTGGATGAATGTCCCTATGAAGGTCGCCACAGCCACGAGTAATTTCATGATCGGCGTTACGGCACTTTCTGGTGCGATTATATACTTTGGATATGGTTATTTATCACCAGTTTTGACCGGAATTGTCGCCGTTGGGGTGTTTTTTGGTGCAACGATAGGTTCTCGAATCACACATCTTTTGACCGGGGCTGGTATAAGGAAATTCTTTGCGATCGTTATGATGTTTATCGCGATTCTTATGTTCCTTAGGGGGACCGGCGTATTGGTGATAGGGTGA